From Grus americana isolate bGruAme1 chromosome 22, bGruAme1.mat, whole genome shotgun sequence, the proteins below share one genomic window:
- the LOC129195387 gene encoding feather keratin Cos1-1/Cos1-3/Cos2-1-like encodes MIKASPTPHFLSHFSCLLLLGNQVSEPLPQDMSCYDQCQSCLPCQPCGPTPLANSCNEPCVRQCQNSTVVIQPSPVVVTLPGPILSSFPQNTVVGSSTSAAVGSILSCDGVPITSGCCDLSCITSRYCGRRCLPC; translated from the exons ATGATAAAAGCCAGCCCAACTCCTCACTTCCTCAGCCACTTCTcttgcctccttctccttgggaaccAGGTGA GTGAACCTCTGCCCcaagacatgtcctgctacgACCAGTGCcagtcctgcctgccctgccagccctgtggcccgaccccgctggccaacagctgcaatgagccctgtgtcaggcagtgccagaactccaccgtcgtcatccagccctcccccgtggtggtgaccctgcctggccccatcctcagttccttcccacagaacaccgttgtgggctcctccacctccgctgctgttggcagtatcctcagctgtgatggagtgcccatcacctctgggtgctgtgacctctcctgTATCACCAGCCGCTACTGTGGCCGCAGATGCCTGCCCTGCTAA